A section of the Orenia marismortui DSM 5156 genome encodes:
- a CDS encoding MATE family efflux transporter, which yields MVELTENYTEKEMRIRILKLAWPAVLRMFLQSVVGIVDVMMIGSLGAAALAAVDMSNRLMFVLIGALTALTIGSTALVARYTGAKNQEKANQVIVQSIVSGIILSTLLAVLGIIFAEDLLRLMMILMEEVDNFVLRNGSVYLKIVFASMIFGLPLMIINALLQGIGDMKTPLYIMVVTNIINTVCNYLLIFGIGFFPELGVAGAAIGTALGRVVGALIGFGVLIHGKAGIKIDLSKVKFKLDLKVIKDIFIIGIPASIEQLIRQGSQIVYTLLIAGLGTITVAANAIIMNGQMIPIMIGFGFSMAATTLVGQSLGAQKEELAKEYGKQTAYLTMIIMGVISIPMFIWTTPIIKLFSDNLSVVSIAKPAMKISILMQPVFAILMVISGALRGAGDTKWTMYIIAIGNWGVRMLLSLLLGYYLGYGLIGFWIAMVIDIGVRTVLIMWRYSSDKWQEIQGNREKTKLVA from the coding sequence ATGGTAGAATTAACAGAAAATTATACTGAAAAAGAAATGAGAATTAGAATATTAAAATTGGCGTGGCCAGCAGTTTTACGTATGTTTTTGCAAAGTGTAGTAGGGATAGTAGATGTAATGATGATTGGTAGTTTAGGCGCTGCTGCATTGGCTGCAGTTGATATGAGTAATAGATTGATGTTTGTTTTAATAGGTGCTTTAACAGCTTTGACAATTGGTTCTACTGCATTAGTAGCTCGTTATACAGGGGCTAAAAATCAAGAGAAGGCTAATCAAGTAATTGTCCAATCTATAGTTAGTGGTATTATATTATCTACTCTACTAGCAGTTTTAGGTATCATCTTTGCTGAGGATTTATTAAGATTAATGATGATTTTGATGGAGGAAGTAGATAACTTTGTTCTAAGAAATGGTAGTGTATATTTGAAAATTGTTTTTGCTTCTATGATATTTGGCCTACCACTAATGATTATTAATGCACTTTTGCAGGGGATTGGAGATATGAAAACTCCATTATATATTATGGTAGTTACTAATATTATTAATACAGTCTGTAATTATCTTTTAATCTTTGGTATTGGATTCTTCCCTGAATTAGGTGTAGCAGGTGCTGCTATAGGAACTGCATTAGGTAGAGTAGTGGGAGCATTAATTGGATTTGGAGTATTAATTCATGGAAAAGCAGGTATAAAAATAGATCTTAGTAAAGTTAAATTCAAATTAGACTTAAAGGTTATTAAGGATATCTTTATTATTGGTATTCCAGCATCGATTGAACAATTAATTAGACAAGGTAGCCAGATTGTATATACACTTTTAATTGCTGGTTTGGGTACTATTACAGTTGCAGCTAATGCTATTATTATGAATGGACAGATGATTCCAATTATGATTGGTTTTGGATTTTCAATGGCTGCTACTACCTTAGTTGGTCAAAGCTTAGGTGCCCAAAAAGAAGAGTTGGCCAAGGAGTATGGAAAGCAGACTGCATATTTGACTATGATTATCATGGGGGTGATATCTATACCAATGTTTATTTGGACTACCCCGATTATTAAGTTATTTTCAGATAATCTAAGTGTAGTTAGTATTGCTAAGCCAGCGATGAAGATTAGTATCTTAATGCAACCGGTCTTTGCTATTTTAATGGTTATTTCTGGTGCTTTAAGAGGAGCTGGAGATACTAAGTGGACAATGTATATTATTGCTATTGGAAACTGGGGAGTAAGGATGTTATTAAGCTTATTATTAGGCTATTATTTAGGTTATGGCTTGATAGGTTTCTGGATTGCCATGGTAATAGATATAGGAGTTAGAACAGTTCTAATTATGTGGCGTTATAGTTCAGATAAGTGGCAAGAAATACAGGGGAATCGAGAAAAAACAAAATTAGTTGCTTAG
- a CDS encoding MarR family winged helix-turn-helix transcriptional regulator encodes MELKDETKEIDYLIRNMNKLLSQYTKEQLINKGLTLPRFKTLWMIAKLEPVNMSQLHEEMYIANSTLTVIVDRLVEDELVRRYRSPKDRRVVLLEVKAKGKECLEKILDIRQLFLEEGIKLLTKEEQGNLIKTLNKVYNCIYEKMEERKG; translated from the coding sequence ATGGAATTAAAAGATGAAACTAAAGAGATTGATTATCTTATTCGTAATATGAACAAATTACTTTCTCAATATACTAAAGAGCAATTAATCAATAAAGGATTAACCCTACCACGTTTCAAAACTTTATGGATGATTGCTAAATTAGAACCGGTTAATATGAGTCAGTTACATGAAGAAATGTATATCGCTAATAGTACTTTAACTGTAATTGTTGATCGTTTAGTTGAAGATGAATTAGTAAGAAGGTATAGAAGTCCTAAAGATAGAAGGGTAGTACTCTTAGAAGTTAAAGCTAAAGGAAAAGAGTGCTTAGAGAAGATATTAGATATTAGACAATTATTTCTAGAAGAGGGTATAAAATTATTGACTAAAGAAGAGCAGGGAAATTTAATTAAAACACTAAACAAAGTTTATAATTGTATTTATGAGAAGATGGAGGAAAGAAAGGGCTGA
- a CDS encoding FAD-dependent oxidoreductase — protein MKIVVIGGVAAGTSAAARAKRLNPDAEIIIFERDSDISYSGCGLPYYISNIVEERDDIIIYTPERFEAKKGAKVKAQHSVEDILVDSKEVIVKDLLKNKEKKLKYDKLLIATGASSIIPPLPGVGLDNIFSLRNVHDADKIVDFIEVNNPKKAVVIGGGYIGLELTESLLEQNIDVSVVEKAEQILTNFDSDMADIVLEHLKEKGVEVITGDGITEFKGEENVEQVLTESGKELDCDFVVMSIGVKPNVELAQKAGVELGETGAIKVNSRMETSVSDIYAAGDCVESTHLLTGNPVWIPLGSTANKQGRVAGSTMMGVEGKFHGVLGTAISKVCDLAVARTGLTFAEAEAEGYEVVSSVIKSGNHSGYYPNYNKFTVKLIVEKDSGIILGAQVIGDAKFAGVDKRIDILVTAIHNQMKALELIDLDLAYAPPFSIPKDGVMVAGIVADKQRNK, from the coding sequence ATGAAAATAGTTGTGATTGGTGGAGTTGCAGCTGGAACCAGTGCAGCTGCACGTGCTAAAAGATTAAATCCAGATGCAGAAATTATCATTTTTGAAAGAGACAGTGATATTTCTTATTCAGGATGTGGATTGCCATATTATATTTCTAATATTGTTGAAGAACGTGATGATATTATTATTTATACCCCAGAGCGATTTGAAGCTAAGAAAGGTGCAAAAGTAAAAGCACAACATTCTGTTGAAGATATATTAGTAGATAGCAAAGAGGTTATAGTTAAAGATTTACTTAAAAATAAAGAGAAGAAGCTAAAGTATGATAAGTTATTAATTGCTACAGGAGCAAGTTCAATTATTCCACCATTACCGGGAGTAGGGTTAGATAATATTTTTTCTTTGCGTAATGTACATGATGCCGATAAAATTGTTGATTTTATAGAAGTAAATAACCCTAAGAAAGCTGTAGTTATTGGTGGAGGATATATAGGATTAGAATTGACTGAAAGTTTATTAGAACAGAATATAGATGTTTCAGTAGTAGAAAAAGCAGAACAAATTTTAACTAATTTTGATAGTGATATGGCAGATATAGTGTTAGAACATTTAAAAGAAAAGGGTGTAGAAGTTATTACTGGTGATGGTATAACAGAGTTTAAGGGTGAAGAGAATGTAGAACAAGTCTTGACTGAATCTGGAAAAGAATTAGACTGTGACTTTGTTGTTATGTCAATAGGTGTCAAGCCTAATGTAGAACTTGCCCAAAAAGCAGGTGTGGAGTTGGGTGAAACTGGAGCAATTAAGGTCAATTCAAGAATGGAAACTTCTGTTTCTGATATCTATGCTGCTGGTGATTGTGTAGAAAGCACTCATTTATTAACTGGAAATCCAGTTTGGATTCCTCTAGGATCTACTGCTAATAAGCAAGGTAGAGTAGCAGGAAGTACTATGATGGGGGTAGAAGGTAAATTTCACGGGGTATTAGGAACAGCAATTAGCAAAGTCTGTGATTTAGCAGTTGCTAGAACTGGTCTGACTTTTGCTGAAGCAGAAGCTGAAGGATATGAAGTAGTTAGTTCTGTAATTAAATCTGGAAATCATTCAGGTTATTATCCGAATTATAATAAATTCACGGTAAAATTAATTGTGGAGAAAGATAGTGGTATCATCTTGGGAGCACAGGTAATAGGGGATGCTAAATTTGCTGGAGTAGATAAGAGAATAGATATCTTAGTTACTGCAATTCATAATCAAATGAAAGCTTTAGAGTTGATAGATTTAGATTTAGCTTATGCACCACCTTTTTCTATACCAAAGGATGGAGTAATGGTAGCAGGAATTGTGGCAGATAAGCAAAGAAATAAATAA
- a CDS encoding DUF4912 domain-containing protein: MIESLQKYLNQNDLSTNFFRSSSLAQKKRITNNLVKNIESKYSIPDKYNVNNIHLGLKNPMTAYIYWEYTFDRINKTLFKAGYEDIREVVLLLRVYSIDRNNKVEKYNDIRVELDDSNLYLDDLKVDHSYTVELGILNSEEKFFPIIKSNQIDL; this comes from the coding sequence ATGATAGAAAGTTTGCAGAAGTACTTAAATCAAAATGATTTATCTACTAATTTTTTTAGAAGTAGTAGTTTAGCCCAAAAAAAGAGGATAACTAACAATTTAGTAAAAAATATTGAAAGTAAATATTCAATCCCTGATAAATATAATGTAAATAATATTCATCTAGGATTAAAGAACCCTATGACAGCTTATATTTATTGGGAGTATACTTTTGATAGAATTAATAAAACTTTATTTAAAGCTGGTTATGAAGATATTAGAGAAGTAGTTTTATTATTAAGAGTTTATAGTATAGATAGAAATAATAAGGTTGAAAAATATAATGATATTAGAGTTGAATTAGATGATAGTAATCTTTATTTAGATGATTTAAAAGTAGACCATAGTTATACAGTTGAATTAGGAATATTAAACTCAGAAGAGAAGTTCTTTCCTATAATTAAATCTAATCAGATTGACTTATAG
- a CDS encoding Gfo/Idh/MocA family protein translates to MKKLRIGIVGCGLAWERLHYPAYEQLQDKYDIVSCSDVNLEQAIKATQMVNISQDKAYKDYREMINHENLDAVDITVPIPDNFSVSKDIAKTGIDIICEKPLATNLEDAREYSNFSKKYGNNIMIAENFRYNEENNIIKNLIEQKKIGDIIYFISNYVVNFPQEMIADSFAAKEWRQHPDFPGGRLLDGAIHNLAGLRHIFGAIDSLHAFGSPQEEEYMPYRSANINMQFKSGVIGHFAYFPSGIEAQKPLIGSRIFGTKGMIYLEERSCEVVNVFYNNGGSEQISYKANQGFYNELLNFYKAFVNQEDISVTPDVELWDLKTILAILKSIEEKKVVKVDDNLLEKIKVL, encoded by the coding sequence ATGAAGAAATTACGAATTGGCATAGTTGGATGTGGATTGGCTTGGGAGAGGTTACATTATCCAGCCTATGAACAACTTCAGGATAAATATGATATAGTATCTTGTTCAGATGTGAATTTAGAGCAAGCTATTAAAGCAACCCAGATGGTAAATATTAGCCAAGACAAGGCTTACAAAGATTATCGTGAAATGATTAATCATGAAAATTTAGATGCTGTAGATATTACAGTACCTATACCAGATAATTTCTCGGTATCGAAGGATATTGCTAAAACAGGAATTGATATAATTTGTGAAAAACCTTTGGCTACTAATCTAGAAGATGCCAGAGAATATAGTAATTTCTCTAAAAAATATGGCAATAATATTATGATTGCAGAAAATTTTAGATATAATGAGGAGAATAATATAATTAAGAATTTAATCGAGCAAAAAAAGATTGGTGATATTATCTATTTTATTAGTAATTATGTAGTTAACTTTCCTCAAGAGATGATAGCTGATAGTTTTGCTGCTAAAGAATGGAGACAGCACCCTGATTTTCCTGGAGGGAGATTATTAGATGGAGCTATTCATAATTTAGCAGGTCTTCGCCATATCTTTGGAGCAATTGATAGTTTACATGCTTTTGGAAGTCCCCAAGAAGAAGAGTATATGCCTTATCGTTCAGCTAATATTAATATGCAATTTAAGAGTGGAGTTATAGGACATTTTGCTTATTTCCCAAGTGGAATTGAAGCTCAAAAACCTTTAATTGGAAGCAGAATTTTTGGAACTAAAGGTATGATTTATTTAGAAGAAAGAAGCTGTGAAGTTGTTAATGTATTTTATAATAATGGAGGTTCAGAACAGATATCCTACAAAGCTAATCAAGGTTTTTATAATGAATTATTAAACTTTTATAAAGCTTTTGTTAATCAGGAGGATATTTCTGTAACTCCAGATGTAGAACTATGGGATTTAAAGACAATATTAGCTATTTTAAAATCTATTGAAGAAAAGAAAGTAGTAAAAGTAGATGACAACTTATTAGAAAAGATTAAGGTATTATAA
- a CDS encoding GGDEF domain-containing protein, producing MKIIEVLLITITLSISYIITADYSILYRLSRVTVVNIGLANIILSILGMSFIIYRYYKATEKLNEELRKISEIDGLTGAYNRMFFDQSLKDLVEDILEENKSSSKINLGIAIIDIDDFKRINDIYGHIVGDSVLKKVVEIMKESTSSKDLVCRYGGEEFAILFLKSSRRRVLKAIRDIRVGIEDCEFDFNDKSIRGHVTVSIGLAGFEDFYTNDPLTILNLADQRLYQAKNRGKNKVVSS from the coding sequence GTGAAGATTATTGAAGTTTTATTAATTACAATTACACTTAGCATATCATATATAATAACAGCTGATTATTCTATTTTATATAGATTAAGTAGAGTAACAGTGGTTAATATCGGATTGGCTAATATAATATTAAGTATCTTGGGAATGTCTTTTATAATTTATAGATATTATAAGGCGACTGAAAAACTTAATGAAGAATTGAGAAAGATTTCTGAAATTGATGGTCTTACTGGTGCATATAATAGAATGTTTTTTGATCAATCACTAAAAGATTTAGTAGAGGATATATTAGAAGAAAATAAATCATCCTCAAAAATTAACTTAGGGATAGCGATTATTGATATAGATGATTTTAAGAGAATAAATGATATTTATGGCCATATTGTTGGAGATAGTGTATTGAAGAAGGTTGTTGAAATAATGAAAGAATCTACTTCTTCCAAAGATTTAGTTTGTAGATATGGTGGTGAAGAGTTTGCAATATTATTTTTGAAGTCATCTAGGAGAAGAGTCTTAAAGGCTATTAGAGATATTAGAGTAGGAATTGAAGACTGTGAATTTGATTTTAATGATAAAAGTATTAGAGGTCATGTGACAGTAAGTATAGGTTTGGCTGGTTTTGAAGATTTTTATACTAATGATCCATTGACAATATTAAACCTTGCAGATCAAAGGTTGTATCAGGCTAAGAATAGAGGGAAAAATAAAGTTGTATCTAGCTGA
- a CDS encoding alpha-amylase family glycosyl hydrolase: MAIDTPIELRNQIIYEVYVRNHSENGTFNDVIADLDRIKDLGTDILWLMPIHPIGQKNKKGELGCPYSIKDYKAINPEYGTLDDFKNLIDQAHNLDMKVMIDVVYNHTSHDSKLFEDHPEWFYRRSDDQVGNKVGDWYDVIDLDYKNKELWDYQIDVLKYWVEIGVDGFRCDVAPMLPLEFWKRARKEVAQLRGGIIWLAESIEPDFLKALRKNGFVGLSDSEVYQAFDVSYDYDTFLYFKKYMEGKISFGQYIDKVKAQEYIYPDNYVKMRFIENHDQARARKWFMVEEDLVNWTAFYYFQQGLTLIHGGQETEEDSTPSLFDHDPIEWDLLNEDYVDLLKTLGRIKEDKIFAEGYYEILDSSKPGVVVASYEQDSKLILGVFNLEHKSGHITLAIPDGKYKSLLDNKIVKVKDSKLKLGVKPIIFKVNVDKDDDKVMLSEL; the protein is encoded by the coding sequence ATGGCGATTGATACACCTATTGAGTTAAGAAATCAGATTATTTATGAGGTTTATGTAAGAAATCACAGTGAAAATGGTACTTTTAATGATGTAATAGCAGATTTAGATAGAATTAAAGATTTAGGAACAGATATTTTGTGGTTAATGCCAATTCATCCTATTGGTCAGAAGAATAAAAAGGGAGAATTGGGTTGTCCTTATTCTATTAAAGACTATAAAGCTATTAATCCAGAATATGGTACTTTAGATGATTTTAAGAATTTAATAGATCAAGCACATAATCTAGATATGAAGGTTATGATTGATGTTGTATATAATCATACTTCTCATGATTCTAAATTATTTGAAGATCACCCTGAATGGTTTTATAGAAGGTCTGATGATCAAGTTGGAAATAAGGTTGGCGATTGGTATGATGTTATAGACTTAGATTATAAAAATAAAGAATTATGGGATTATCAAATTGATGTGCTTAAATATTGGGTAGAAATTGGAGTAGATGGTTTTCGCTGTGATGTAGCACCAATGTTGCCCCTTGAATTTTGGAAAAGGGCTAGAAAAGAGGTTGCTCAACTAAGAGGAGGTATAATATGGTTGGCTGAAAGTATAGAACCTGATTTTCTTAAAGCATTAAGAAAGAATGGTTTTGTAGGATTATCTGATTCAGAAGTTTATCAAGCCTTTGATGTGAGTTATGATTATGATACTTTCTTGTATTTTAAAAAATATATGGAAGGTAAAATTTCCTTTGGACAATATATAGATAAAGTTAAAGCACAAGAATACATTTATCCAGATAACTATGTAAAGATGAGATTTATCGAAAATCATGACCAAGCAAGAGCAAGAAAGTGGTTTATGGTGGAAGAAGATTTAGTTAATTGGACTGCTTTTTACTACTTTCAACAAGGTTTAACTTTGATTCATGGAGGTCAAGAGACTGAAGAAGATAGTACTCCAAGCTTATTTGATCATGATCCAATAGAGTGGGATTTACTAAATGAAGATTATGTTGATTTATTAAAAACTTTAGGAAGGATAAAAGAGGATAAAATCTTTGCTGAAGGATATTATGAAATCTTAGATTCAAGTAAGCCTGGGGTAGTAGTTGCTAGTTATGAACAAGATAGTAAATTGATCTTAGGAGTATTCAATTTAGAACATAAATCTGGTCATATCACTTTAGCTATTCCAGATGGTAAGTATAAATCGTTGCTAGATAATAAAATAGTTAAAGTCAAAGATTCTAAGTTAAAGTTAGGAGTAAAGCCTATAATTTTTAAAGTAAATGTTGATAAAGATGATGATAAAGTGATGTTAAGTGAGTTATAA
- a CDS encoding manganese efflux pump MntP, giving the protein MTNIIFIAVALALDAFAVALGLGCGNQLRAKEKFLIVLSFGFFQGLFAIIGAQLGNYINSNLFDFGNYIGGIIILIIGILFLKEGYESDDACVYMDFSPWTYIILGISVSIDALGIGFSVLYNLSIIPILSNGTTIAVITAILTALSLMIVKYIKNFGIVERYANYLGGAILVIFGLNMLMDII; this is encoded by the coding sequence ATGACAAATATTATTTTTATTGCTGTTGCATTAGCTTTAGATGCTTTTGCAGTGGCGTTAGGTTTGGGATGTGGAAATCAATTAAGAGCCAAAGAAAAGTTTTTAATAGTACTTTCTTTTGGATTTTTCCAAGGATTATTTGCTATAATTGGGGCTCAATTAGGGAATTATATTAATAGTAATCTCTTTGATTTTGGCAATTACATAGGTGGAATTATTATATTAATAATTGGAATCTTATTTTTAAAAGAAGGTTATGAAAGTGATGATGCTTGTGTGTATATGGATTTTAGCCCTTGGACTTATATAATATTGGGGATAAGTGTAAGTATTGATGCTTTAGGTATTGGCTTTTCAGTGTTATATAATTTAAGTATAATTCCTATACTTAGTAATGGTACTACTATTGCAGTAATAACAGCTATATTAACTGCTCTTTCATTAATGATTGTTAAATATATTAAGAATTTTGGAATAGTTGAGAGATATGCTAATTATTTAGGAGGAGCTATTTTAGTTATCTTTGGACTTAATATGTTGATGGATATAATTTAA
- a CDS encoding Dabb family protein, producing the protein MIKHIVMWKLKESTIMGAEQAENAQKAKKILEGLKGEIEEIKFIEVGVNLNSSEAAYDLVLYSEFASEEDLEKYQKDPAHLKVAEFIREITKDRAVVDYKL; encoded by the coding sequence ATGATTAAGCATATTGTAATGTGGAAACTAAAAGAGTCTACAATAATGGGAGCAGAACAAGCAGAGAATGCTCAGAAGGCTAAAAAGATATTAGAAGGTTTAAAGGGAGAGATAGAAGAAATTAAGTTTATTGAAGTAGGGGTCAATCTTAATTCTTCTGAGGCAGCTTATGATTTAGTATTATATTCAGAGTTTGCTAGTGAAGAAGATCTAGAGAAATATCAGAAGGATCCAGCTCATTTGAAGGTGGCTGAATTTATAAGAGAAATAACTAAAGATAGAGCTGTAGTTGATTATAAGCTTTAA
- a CDS encoding tyrosine-protein phosphatase: MTIGNMGKNTLYRSYHPFKKSRPKHPLEDQRITMVQELISDKNINSIINLSDTNESIPAEFKCYKNMLDNANILFTNKGYNYDVFYYISGSDEFSNLIRRIINFILEPRNKTPFLIHCRIGTDRTGIIIAILAAFMGAEWKDIVIDYQKSNHLGIGEYRDEKLIEYAFKEMLGANFRDKNLEKLMTDYFKNRLNLNNDKLQKLKDKLS, translated from the coding sequence ATTACTATAGGTAATATGGGGAAAAATACTTTATACAGATCTTATCATCCATTTAAAAAATCACGCCCAAAACACCCTTTAGAAGATCAAAGAATAACTATGGTTCAAGAATTAATTTCTGATAAAAATATAAATTCTATTATTAACCTTTCAGATACTAATGAAAGTATTCCAGCTGAATTCAAATGTTATAAAAATATGCTTGATAATGCTAACATCCTCTTTACAAATAAAGGCTATAATTATGATGTGTTTTATTATATTTCAGGTTCTGATGAATTCTCTAATTTAATTCGCAGAATAATAAACTTTATACTTGAACCTAGAAATAAAACACCTTTTCTAATTCATTGTAGAATTGGAACCGATAGAACTGGAATCATTATAGCAATTTTGGCAGCCTTTATGGGAGCAGAATGGAAAGATATAGTAATAGATTACCAAAAATCTAATCATCTTGGAATAGGAGAATATCGTGATGAAAAACTAATTGAATATGCCTTCAAAGAAATGTTAGGAGCAAATTTTAGAGATAAAAACTTAGAAAAATTAATGACAGATTATTTTAAGAATAGATTAAACTTAAATAATGATAAGCTTCAAAAACTAAAAGATAAACTATCTTAA
- a CDS encoding DUF3189 family protein, with product MHIIYHDVGGAHSVAVAAALHLNKLPVNNIPTKEDIISLATFDKIKKKDIGHLIYQGKDEFANQVYTLGYKYSSKIALPLLQDTYALLGKKDDLLLIDTKPTINFLMKVGGFTSRGLGISSLGRPIVTRGVLKAYPKLVELVSNVKRNLKAKKS from the coding sequence ATGCATATTATTTATCATGATGTTGGTGGAGCACATTCAGTTGCAGTGGCTGCTGCTCTTCATTTAAATAAATTACCTGTGAATAATATTCCTACAAAAGAAGATATAATATCATTAGCTACTTTTGATAAGATAAAAAAGAAAGATATTGGCCATTTAATATACCAAGGTAAAGATGAATTTGCTAATCAGGTATATACTTTAGGTTATAAATATTCTAGCAAGATAGCTTTGCCTTTGCTGCAAGATACTTACGCTTTATTAGGAAAGAAAGATGATTTATTATTAATTGATACTAAGCCAACTATTAATTTTTTAATGAAGGTGGGAGGTTTTACATCTAGGGGTTTAGGGATAAGTTCTTTGGGTAGACCAATAGTGACTAGGGGAGTCTTAAAAGCTTATCCAAAGTTAGTAGAGTTGGTAAGTAATGTGAAGAGGAATTTGAAAGCTAAGAAATCTTAA
- a CDS encoding N-acetylmuramoyl-L-alanine amidase, with translation MVILCNKKFLSLFCSLLLLFFIIGSLINYIFKARPIAVFSRKDLIIAKSIVIDPGHGGIDRGTSYKGLIEKDINLDIARRLRSLLSKKGAKVIMTRYHDISLDHHNRAYKSRHKRDLKARVDIINNKRSDLFISIHVNYFPGKFRIRGPILFYQKGRNLSKLLAQKIQDRINQINYQGVQISQNNIRVGDYYILNNTKGLGVLVEVGFLNKKIDNWLLTETKFKDILVDSIYQGILDYYQK, from the coding sequence GTGGTTATTTTATGTAATAAAAAGTTTTTATCACTATTTTGTTCTTTGTTACTACTATTTTTTATTATAGGAAGTTTAATAAACTATATCTTCAAGGCAAGACCTATAGCAGTTTTTAGTAGAAAAGATCTAATAATAGCTAAGTCAATTGTAATTGATCCAGGCCATGGTGGAATAGATAGAGGTACATCTTATAAAGGGTTAATAGAAAAAGATATTAATTTAGATATAGCCAGAAGGTTAAGGAGTTTATTAAGTAAAAAAGGTGCTAAAGTTATAATGACCCGTTATCATGATATCTCTTTAGATCATCATAATAGAGCTTATAAAAGCAGACATAAGAGAGATTTAAAGGCTAGAGTAGATATAATTAATAATAAGAGATCTGACTTATTTATTAGTATTCATGTTAACTATTTCCCAGGTAAATTTCGAATTAGGGGGCCAATCCTTTTCTATCAGAAGGGAAGAAATCTTAGTAAACTCTTAGCCCAAAAAATACAGGATAGAATAAATCAAATTAATTATCAAGGGGTACAAATATCTCAGAATAATATTAGAGTAGGTGATTATTATATTTTAAATAATACTAAGGGATTGGGAGTGTTGGTCGAGGTAGGTTTTTTGAATAAGAAAATTGATAATTGGTTATTAACAGAGACCAAGTTTAAAGACATTTTAGTAGATAGCATTTATCAAGGAATTTTAGATTATTATCAAAAGTAA
- a CDS encoding aminopeptidase, which translates to MLDPRVKELAKNLINYSVELKEGEKILIEVFGSENPLARELVKEAYQVGALPFVEVNDELLNRELLMKANSEQLEAQAKYHKLRMEEMDAYIAIRSAENITQNSDVPSENMQLYMEKFLKPVHGEIRVPNTKWCVLRYPNHSMSQSASMSTEAFEDFYFEVCNLDYAQMSKAMDSLVKLMEDTDRVKIIGEGTNLTFSIKDIPAIKCDGKLNIPDGEVFTAPVKDSVNGVLSYNTPAVYQGFTYENITLEFKDGKIVKATANDTEKINKVFDTDEGARYIGEFAIGVNPYIERAMKDTLFDEKIKGSFHFTPGKCYDEASNGNKSSIHWDLVCIQTPEYGGGEIYFDDRLIRKDGKFVLPELELLNPENLK; encoded by the coding sequence ATGTTAGATCCAAGGGTAAAAGAATTAGCTAAAAATCTAATCAATTATTCGGTTGAATTAAAAGAGGGAGAAAAGATTTTGATTGAAGTCTTTGGTAGTGAAAATCCTTTAGCCAGAGAATTAGTTAAGGAAGCTTATCAAGTAGGGGCCTTACCTTTTGTAGAGGTTAATGATGAGTTGTTAAATAGAGAGCTGTTAATGAAAGCAAACTCAGAACAGTTAGAGGCACAAGCCAAGTATCATAAACTAAGAATGGAAGAGATGGATGCTTATATTGCTATTAGATCTGCTGAAAATATTACTCAAAATTCTGATGTACCAAGCGAGAATATGCAACTTTATATGGAGAAATTTCTTAAGCCTGTACATGGAGAAATTAGAGTACCAAATACCAAATGGTGTGTTTTAAGATATCCCAATCATTCAATGTCTCAATCTGCTAGTATGAGTACAGAAGCCTTCGAAGATTTTTACTTTGAGGTATGTAATTTAGATTATGCTCAGATGTCAAAAGCTATGGATAGCTTAGTAAAGTTAATGGAAGATACGGATAGAGTTAAGATTATAGGAGAAGGAACTAATTTAACCTTCTCAATCAAGGACATTCCAGCTATCAAATGTGATGGTAAGTTAAATATTCCCGATGGAGAGGTGTTTACTGCTCCAGTTAAAGATTCAGTTAATGGAGTATTAAGTTATAATACACCAGCAGTTTATCAAGGTTTTACATATGAGAATATTACTTTAGAGTTTAAGGATGGGAAGATAGTTAAGGCGACTGCTAATGATACTGAAAAGATAAATAAAGTATTTGATACTGATGAAGGTGCTCGTTATATTGGAGAATTTGCCATAGGGGTTAATCCTTATATTGAAAGAGCAATGAAGGATACTTTATTTGATGAGAAGATAAAAGGTAGTTTTCATTTTACTCCTGGAAAATGTTATGATGAAGCTAGTAATGGTAATAAATCTTCTATTCACTGGGATTTGGTCTGTATTCAAACTCCAGAGTATGGTGGAGGAGAGATATATTTTGATGATAGATTAATAAGAAAAGATGGAAAATTTGTCCTTCCAGAATTAGAGCTTTTAAATCCTGAAAATTTAAAATAA